In Thermococcus sp., a genomic segment contains:
- a CDS encoding nucleotidyltransferase domain-containing protein: protein MSLKVIKATIEKVSKKLGLKVDEIILFGSRARGDFRKDSDWDVLVVLSEPVPRKTELEAYKLIHRELLFKGVKADILFISRGELERVKEDRGFVYHYALKNGLRV from the coding sequence ATGAGCCTTAAGGTTATCAAAGCAACTATTGAGAAAGTTTCCAAGAAGCTCGGGCTTAAGGTGGATGAGATAATCCTCTTTGGCTCGAGGGCGCGGGGCGACTTCAGGAAGGACAGCGATTGGGACGTTTTGGTGGTTCTCTCGGAGCCTGTGCCAAGGAAAACAGAGCTTGAAGCGTACAAACTCATCCACAGGGAGCTTCTCTTCAAAGGGGTAAAGGCGGATATTCTCTTCATCTCGAGGGGTGAACTTGAGAGGGTGAAGGAAGACAGAGGGTTCGTCTACCACTACGCACTGAAGAATGGCCTCAGGGTTTGA
- a CDS encoding PIN domain-containing protein has translation MLDSNVILEHLFGEHSISRLLALTEPHYNDIVYSEVLYLLIRNETGERPFTLSGALTPALRLFKVLNYSPTTKHTLWEAERLIQRYGLLPGDAIILANCMETGLDALLTWDSDLLKWGNKVSKCRITTPEEYLGGE, from the coding sequence ATGCTCGATTCGAACGTTATACTAGAGCATCTCTTCGGCGAACACAGCATCTCAAGGCTCCTCGCCCTTACCGAACCCCACTATAACGATATTGTTTATTCCGAAGTTCTCTACTTGCTTATCAGGAACGAAACCGGTGAAAGGCCTTTTACACTCTCTGGAGCTTTGACACCAGCTCTCCGGCTGTTCAAAGTTCTGAACTACTCTCCCACAACCAAGCACACATTATGGGAAGCCGAAAGACTAATCCAACGCTACGGCCTACTTCCCGGTGATGCTATAATACTGGCTAATTGTATGGAAACTGGATTAGACGCGCTCTTAACGTGGGATTCAGACCTCCTTAAGTGGGGGAATAAAGTCTCGAAGTGCAGAATAACCACGCCAGAAGAATATCTCGGTGGGGAATAA